A region from the Williamwhitmania taraxaci genome encodes:
- a CDS encoding TlpA family protein disulfide reductase, whose translation MKKVSLFVVAFLICTFSFAGPKDGYQIKVKINGLKDTTLLLGHHFGSNKYVVDTIRVNSNGAGVFQADSLLKGGVYLVILPGMTYFEILVTGSQRFSVETDKTDLLNKMRFSGSPENETYLNYQKYMGKVAEKSKTLQEQLKATKNADSTKILKDELKALNQEVRAESKKIVDANPGTFVANILKTMQYPEQPEWNIPQGTPGRDSLIWTKNYQFYKIHFWDNVDLSDARLLRTPSIESLLKQYFTNIVLQIPDSIITAADMVLAKAKANDEVFQYTLSYLLNEFQQSNIMGMDAVFVHLAKRYYLSGQTPWVDKPLLDKIKERVKKLEPNLIGEIAPELIMQTSEGTVTSLRYTVADYTILVFWEPDCGHCQKVIPEIWKIYQKYETKGVKVFAVYTQYDKEKWVNYINEHKLFWINAYDSEYNTNFRNLYDIYSTPVIYLLNKDKKIIAKRIGTDSLDELIGKLTEKQ comes from the coding sequence ATGAAGAAGGTTTCGTTATTCGTAGTTGCATTTCTTATATGCACTTTTTCCTTTGCCGGACCAAAGGATGGCTACCAAATTAAAGTAAAAATTAATGGGTTGAAGGATACAACCCTTTTGCTGGGGCACCACTTTGGTAGCAATAAATATGTGGTTGACACGATACGCGTAAATTCAAATGGGGCTGGCGTATTTCAGGCCGATTCGCTACTGAAAGGTGGCGTATACCTTGTGATTCTCCCAGGGATGACTTACTTCGAAATTCTGGTCACCGGATCGCAGCGCTTCTCCGTTGAAACAGACAAAACAGACCTCCTAAATAAGATGCGGTTTTCCGGATCTCCAGAAAATGAGACCTACCTAAACTACCAAAAGTATATGGGAAAGGTAGCAGAGAAGAGCAAAACCCTCCAAGAACAACTCAAGGCAACCAAGAACGCCGACTCAACCAAGATACTTAAGGATGAACTAAAAGCGCTAAACCAAGAAGTTCGAGCAGAATCGAAAAAGATAGTTGATGCCAACCCCGGCACCTTTGTTGCCAACATCCTAAAGACGATGCAGTATCCAGAACAACCTGAGTGGAACATTCCACAAGGAACACCTGGGCGCGATAGCTTAATATGGACCAAGAATTACCAATTTTACAAAATCCACTTCTGGGATAACGTCGATTTAAGTGATGCACGTCTGCTCAGAACCCCTTCCATTGAGTCGTTGTTGAAGCAATACTTCACAAATATAGTACTGCAAATACCTGATTCCATAATCACCGCAGCCGATATGGTGCTCGCAAAGGCAAAGGCCAACGATGAAGTATTTCAGTATACGCTGTCCTATCTTTTAAACGAATTTCAGCAATCGAACATCATGGGTATGGATGCGGTATTCGTGCATCTTGCAAAAAGATACTACCTAAGTGGACAAACGCCCTGGGTGGACAAACCTTTATTGGATAAAATTAAGGAAAGAGTTAAGAAACTCGAGCCAAACTTGATTGGAGAAATAGCTCCAGAGCTTATAATGCAAACATCCGAAGGTACAGTAACCTCCCTTCGATATACTGTTGCGGACTATACTATCTTAGTATTTTGGGAACCCGATTGCGGCCATTGCCAAAAAGTTATTCCCGAAATATGGAAGATCTACCAAAAATACGAAACTAAAGGCGTTAAAGTTTTTGCCGTATACACTCAATACGACAAGGAAAAGTGGGTAAACTACATTAATGAACACAAATTATTCTGGATCAATGCATACGACTCGGAATACAACACCAACTTTCGTAACCTATACGACATATACTCCACACCAGTTATTTACCTTCTAAATAAGGATAAAAAGATAATTGCTAAGCGAATAGGAACCGATAGCCTTGATGAACTTATTGGCAAATTAACCGAGAAGCAATAA
- a CDS encoding thioredoxin domain-containing protein: MPNKLILETSPYLLQHAHNPVNWFPWGEEAFERAKQEDKLVLISIGYSSCHWCHVMERESFEDEESARLMNENYICIKVDREERPDVDQVYMSAVQLITGSGGWPLNCFALPDKSPIFGGTYFQKVHWQEILKGLNLTWRNDRQKVERAAKELSDGVASTEIIKEKVVTCGSSLKDLKLVAEPWRRKFDREFGGWGSAPKFPMPPALEFLLDYAWLSEDSDLKQHLFFTLKSLSEGGIYDHLGGGFFRYSVDREWKVPHFEKMLYDNAQLAAIYAKAFTYFGYADFARIAKETINFTLQEFQADNGGFYSSLDADSEGVEGSYYVWSLEELAAISGDDFPLLQQFFSLTPSSSLDGMINLSLNREFHSGVHSEEDSTRLDNLKAKLLLVRSERKKPSLDIKQIGCWNGLMVKALSVVSRHLNDPNMLCLAEGTAHFIEANLMDENGQLSRCLTSGHRSGLAFLDDYAFIAEGYISLYEASLEESWLLKSKKLVDETLTSFYDPRGGMFYFTSKEQEVVVARKMELTDGVMPAAASSLGHSLLTLSHYFFVEEYDRLSMQMVSNLKNQLSGAGPYTANWSRLLLRHYFEPVVVIAQGDNYKEVSKKIASIFYPALIFGGGQLQSKIPAIATKVVDSPNNLFLCTGKQCMKPMESVDNLFVELELLKQGKASGR; the protein is encoded by the coding sequence ATGCCAAACAAACTTATATTAGAAACCAGTCCATATCTCTTGCAACACGCGCATAACCCTGTGAATTGGTTTCCGTGGGGGGAAGAGGCTTTTGAGCGAGCAAAACAAGAAGATAAGCTAGTGCTGATCAGCATTGGTTATTCGTCCTGCCATTGGTGTCATGTAATGGAGCGGGAGTCGTTCGAGGACGAAGAGTCGGCTCGGTTGATGAATGAAAATTACATTTGCATTAAAGTAGATAGGGAAGAGCGACCCGATGTGGATCAAGTTTATATGAGTGCAGTGCAGCTCATTACTGGTAGTGGTGGTTGGCCATTAAATTGCTTTGCTCTGCCCGATAAAAGTCCGATTTTTGGAGGAACTTATTTTCAAAAAGTGCACTGGCAAGAGATTCTGAAGGGGCTGAACTTAACTTGGAGAAATGACAGACAAAAGGTTGAGCGCGCTGCCAAGGAGCTATCGGACGGTGTTGCCAGCACAGAAATAATAAAAGAGAAGGTGGTTACCTGCGGTTCTAGCCTAAAGGATCTAAAGCTGGTTGCAGAGCCTTGGAGACGGAAGTTCGACCGGGAGTTCGGCGGCTGGGGAAGTGCTCCAAAGTTTCCTATGCCACCAGCGCTGGAGTTTTTACTTGATTACGCTTGGTTGTCGGAGGATAGCGATTTAAAACAGCATCTCTTTTTTACCCTTAAATCGCTAAGCGAGGGTGGAATATACGATCATCTTGGTGGCGGTTTCTTTCGATATTCGGTCGATCGAGAGTGGAAGGTTCCCCATTTCGAGAAGATGCTTTACGATAATGCTCAGCTTGCCGCCATTTATGCCAAGGCTTTTACCTATTTCGGGTATGCCGATTTTGCCAGAATAGCGAAGGAAACAATCAATTTTACGTTACAAGAATTTCAGGCAGATAATGGTGGGTTTTATAGCTCCTTGGATGCCGACAGTGAGGGTGTTGAGGGGAGTTACTATGTTTGGTCACTCGAAGAGTTAGCTGCAATTTCGGGAGATGATTTCCCCCTTCTCCAGCAATTCTTTTCTCTAACGCCGAGTAGCAGCCTCGATGGTATGATAAATCTTTCGCTCAACCGAGAATTTCATTCGGGAGTTCATAGCGAAGAGGATTCCACGCGGCTGGACAACTTAAAGGCAAAACTTCTTCTAGTTCGCTCGGAGCGTAAGAAGCCATCGTTGGATATAAAGCAAATTGGATGCTGGAATGGGTTGATGGTGAAAGCGTTATCTGTAGTATCTCGCCATCTTAACGACCCCAACATGCTTTGTCTGGCCGAAGGAACGGCACATTTCATTGAGGCGAATCTAATGGATGAGAATGGGCAATTGAGCCGGTGCCTGACCTCTGGACATCGCTCTGGTTTAGCCTTTTTAGATGATTATGCTTTTATAGCTGAAGGCTACATTTCCCTTTATGAGGCTTCTTTGGAAGAATCATGGCTGTTGAAATCAAAAAAGCTGGTAGATGAAACGTTAACTTCATTTTATGACCCTCGTGGTGGAATGTTTTATTTCACGTCGAAAGAGCAGGAAGTTGTTGTTGCTCGAAAAATGGAATTAACCGACGGTGTAATGCCTGCAGCCGCTTCATCGTTGGGTCATTCACTCTTAACATTGAGCCATTATTTCTTTGTTGAGGAGTATGATCGGCTATCAATGCAGATGGTGTCTAATTTGAAGAACCAACTCTCTGGTGCTGGGCCGTATACCGCAAACTGGTCACGATTATTGCTACGACACTATTTTGAACCAGTGGTGGTCATTGCGCAAGGCGATAATTATAAGGAGGTTTCAAAAAAAATCGCTTCAATATTTTATCCAGCATTAATATTCGGAGGTGGGCAGTTGCAAAGCAAGATTCCGGCAATAGCCACAAAAGTTGTGGATTCGCCCAATAATCTATTTTTATGCACAGGAAAACAGTGTATGAAGCCAATGGAATCAGTTGATAATCTTTTTGTGGAACTCGAATTGTTGAAGCAAGGTAAAGCATCGGGAAGATAG
- a CDS encoding glycosyltransferase family 2 protein, whose product MLSVLIPVYQYDVTDLVSSLINQLAAHDIVYEILVFDDCSVPAFKATNSGLKNVMHVKYVELEQNIGRSKIRNLLASTARFENLLFLDCDVSLPETNFIERYLNFSAKSYVTVGGICYRSQKPTYAPKVLRWKYGHQRETQIASQRNKQPYSSFKTANFFITRTNFLRVKFSEEIHGYGHEDTLFGYELEQVNIPIFHIDNPVYHDGLEDASVFISKSEEAVKNLYMLFQSGLLANTWKQNPLLRFFVAFRTFRIHYLLAIVYLLFGALIRISMQGRFPFVFLFNTYKLLYISYISVFCKKAIKE is encoded by the coding sequence ATGCTTTCTGTTCTAATTCCTGTATATCAATACGATGTGACTGATCTGGTTTCATCGTTAATTAATCAACTTGCTGCTCATGATATTGTATATGAAATATTAGTGTTCGATGATTGTTCTGTACCTGCATTTAAAGCGACTAATAGTGGGCTTAAAAATGTTATGCATGTTAAATACGTTGAATTAGAGCAGAATATAGGTCGATCAAAAATACGAAATCTGCTGGCCTCAACAGCACGATTCGAAAATCTTCTTTTTCTCGATTGTGATGTAAGCCTGCCGGAAACTAATTTTATTGAACGCTACCTGAATTTTTCTGCCAAATCCTATGTAACCGTTGGAGGTATATGTTATCGTTCTCAAAAACCCACGTATGCACCCAAAGTGCTGCGTTGGAAGTATGGCCACCAACGAGAGACCCAAATAGCGTCACAAAGGAATAAGCAACCCTATTCATCCTTCAAGACGGCTAACTTTTTTATTACAAGAACCAATTTTCTGAGGGTGAAGTTCTCGGAGGAGATACATGGCTATGGACACGAGGATACTCTTTTTGGTTATGAGTTGGAGCAGGTTAATATTCCAATATTTCACATAGATAACCCTGTATACCATGATGGGTTGGAGGATGCATCTGTGTTTATATCCAAATCGGAAGAGGCTGTAAAAAATCTTTACATGCTTTTTCAGTCAGGATTACTTGCTAACACATGGAAGCAAAATCCGCTACTTCGTTTTTTCGTAGCATTTCGGACTTTTCGTATACACTACCTCTTGGCCATTGTTTATCTGTTATTTGGTGCATTAATTCGAATCTCGATGCAAGGTAGGTTTCCTTTTGTTTTTTTATTTAACACATATAAACTTCTATATATAAGTTATATATCGGTGTTTTGTAAAAAGGCTATCAAAGAATAG